From the genome of Bacteroidota bacterium:
TGATGCTGCATCGCTGGATAAAGCAAAAGAACAAGTACACGCAACATTTGGGGAAGTTGATTTTCTGATTAATTGTGCTGGAGGAAACAGTCCGAAAGCAACAACACCGGTAGAATATATCGCCGATAAATTGGAACTAAACAAACAAGAGACTTTCTTTGGGTTGGATGTGGAGGAATTGAAGAATGTATTTGAACTTAATTTGTTTGGTTCCTTATTACCCACGTTGAAATTTAGCGAGGAAATGGTCCAACGAAAGAATGGAGCCATTATCAACATCTCGTCGGTAGCATCATTTTCTCCATTGACAAAGGTAGTCGGATACTCTGCTTCGAAAGCGTCCATCAACAATTTTACTCAATGGCTTGCAGTTCATTTTGCACAAACAAATGTTCGGGTGAATGCTATTGCTCCAGGTTTTTTTATTACAACGCAAAACCGTTTTTTGTTAATAGATGAAAAAACAGGAAAATTCTCAAACCGGGCTGAAAAAATTATTGCTGCAACACCCATGGGGCGATTCGGAGAAACAAATGAACTTCAAGGGGCGGCATTATTTCTCTTGTCTGATTTATCAAAATTTGTTACCGGTATCGTGCTTCCTGTCGATGGTGGTTTTACAGCGTATTCAGGAGTTTAAATTTATTCTATTTTGGGTCTAATACCTGATTCTTGCATCGTCATTCCGGCGAAAGCCGGAATCCACAAGATGGATGCCAGCGTACGCTGGCATGACAAATATTCCGCAGCATACTGCGGAGATGTTTATTTTCTTTGAAAAGTGCTATGAATAATTCAACCAAGAGATATCGTTTTGTCCAAACAATGCGTTGGTTCGGTCCTACGGATGTGGTCAGTCTGAGAGATATTCGACAGGCAGGTTGTTCAGGAATTGTCACTGCGTTACATCACATTCCCAATGGGGAAGTATGGAGTATTGAAGAGATTCAAAAAAGAAAAAATGAAATTGAAAAAGCCGGTATGG
Proteins encoded in this window:
- a CDS encoding SDR family NAD(P)-dependent oxidoreductase; translation: MNKYSFDDLNNKVAVVTGGSGGIGISIVDALLQVGVKVAIVSRNKESADKALTSIHADRSQSVSVSADVLDAASLDKAKEQVHATFGEVDFLINCAGGNSPKATTPVEYIADKLELNKQETFFGLDVEELKNVFELNLFGSLLPTLKFSEEMVQRKNGAIINISSVASFSPLTKVVGYSASKASINNFTQWLAVHFAQTNVRVNAIAPGFFITTQNRFLLIDEKTGKFSNRAEKIIAATPMGRFGETNELQGAALFLLSDLSKFVTGIVLPVDGGFTAYSGV